A window from Sphingobium sp. EM0848 encodes these proteins:
- a CDS encoding DUF2062 domain-containing protein, which yields MDNRLSRWWHAHAPTRESLEHNRFLAPVAHRVLEPSLWRFTRRSVPRGVALGLLVGIFLLIPGVQIAGAALLALPFRANIPLAAAMTFLSNPATTPLFLMASVYMGNWLLGRTADASGFMALVDGHATIRQWCAWLFSEAAPAMLLGLALISLAFAVVGYFLADWIWRHRMGRKWHARKLRIGKAPESSALEEIAST from the coding sequence GAGTCGCTGGAGCATAATCGTTTCCTCGCCCCTGTGGCGCATCGGGTGCTGGAGCCGTCGCTCTGGCGCTTTACCCGGCGATCGGTGCCGCGTGGCGTGGCGCTGGGGCTGCTGGTCGGCATTTTCCTGCTGATCCCCGGCGTGCAGATTGCCGGTGCGGCATTGCTGGCGCTGCCGTTCCGGGCCAATATCCCGCTGGCGGCGGCGATGACCTTCCTCTCCAATCCGGCGACGACACCGTTGTTTCTGATGGCGTCGGTCTATATGGGCAACTGGTTGCTGGGGCGGACGGCCGATGCCTCCGGCTTCATGGCGCTGGTCGATGGACATGCGACGATCCGTCAATGGTGTGCCTGGCTCTTTTCGGAGGCGGCGCCGGCCATGCTGCTGGGATTGGCACTGATTTCCCTCGCTTTCGCCGTCGTTGGCTATTTTCTGGCCGACTGGATCTGGCGCCATCGCATGGGCCGGAAATGGCACGCGCGCAAATTGAGGATTGGCAAGGCACCGGAAAGCAGCGCATTGGAGGAAATTGCCTCGACCTGA